A segment of the Pseudomonas versuta genome:
GGCAATCACCAGCGAAATGAGCATGCTGGCTTTGGCGGTCATGACTGAATGAGCGATGGTGTCGGTCGCTTCAGTGGCCTTGATGCGATTGGCGTCAATCAGGGCATTGAGTTGTTTGCGTCCAGCCATCCAGGCCGGTGCCAACTGCTCGGTGACCATGGCGTGAGCCTGAGCGAACTGCTTGTGTTGATACAGTTCAATTACGTTCGCCAACACCTGCACGTATTGCTGGTGAAGCTGCTCAAACGTATCGAAAGAGGCACGGTCTTCTTTGTCAAAAATGGTAGTGCGGTAGTTTTCCAGCTCGTGCTTCAAGCGTTCTTCGTAGCTGGCGTACAGCTTACGGTCTTCGTTGTTCAGATCGCGCTGGCTGGCCGAACCCACCAGTTGCAGGGTCAGGACATAGCTGTCCACCCAGGCACTGCGAATCATCGAGCTGTAATAGACCCCGGGAACCGAATCGGTGCGCACCGTCTCTTCGCTGGTTTCGATTGAAAGCAGGCGCGAGTAAGCCGCGACGACCATCAACAACATGATGGCGATGATTACCGCAAAGCTCGCCAAAATGCGTTGGCGCAACGTCCAGTTCTTCACAGTCAATCCTCGGGGGCCATTCAAATGATGGGGAGTATAGCCGAGGGTACGCGAGGATTCGTATGGACGTTGAGACGGATCTCACAGCAATAAGCAAATCTCTTGACCCAGGAAAACAACACAACCTGCAGGAGTGAGCTTGCTCGCGAGCTGTCCGGAACTTTAAAAGTTCGCGAGCACGCTCGCTCCTGCAGTCAAGGGTTATACAGCGGCCTGTTTAACCTGGGATTCCAGCTCGGCCTTCAAGCCCGGATCGAGCTTCAGTTGCTTGGCCAGCTCTTGCAGATAGGCCTTTTCCATAAAGCTCTCTTCATCTACCAAAAGCAGGCTGGCGATGTACATTTCGGCTGCGATTTCCGGCGTGCTGGCAGCACTCGCCACTTCAGCCGGGTCCAGTGGCTTGTCAATTTCGGCTTTCAGCCATTGCTGCAAGGCCGGATCACTGTCCAGCTTGCTGAACTCCTCATCAATCAACTGACGCTCACGATCGTCGATATGGCCATCAGCTTTGGCAGCTGCGACCAGCGCCTTGAGAATCGCCTGGCTGTGTTGCTCTACCTGCTGGGGCGCGACCCGGTCGATAGTCTGCGGTTCCGTTTGCGGCGCCTTACCCTGGTTGGCCTGCCAGTTGCCGTAGGCTTTCTAGGCCAATACCCCCAGTGCGGCCAACCCGCCGTAGCTCAGTGCTTGGCCACCATATTTGCGGGCGCTTTTATTGCCCAGCAACATCCCCAGTACACTTGCCGCCAATGCACCGCCCCCGGCACCTGAAAGTAAACCGCCCAACCCGCCGGAGCCACCCAGCAAACCGCCCAGGCCTCCCGGGCTTGAACTTGAGGATTTGCCTTGGGCACCGGTTTTTTCCTGCAACATTTGCTGACCGGATTTAAGCAACTGATCGAGCAATCCACGCGTATCCATAAGCAGCCTCTCGTAAAGGGGTCAGGGGAAGACTTCAGTCGCGCAGGTCCGACTCATGTATCGGTTGGTCCCGGTGCGTTGCACGCTGGTACTGGGCCGGCCAGGTTGCCTGCTTGCCTCCCAGGTCGTCGTCGGCGTGCAACGGCCAGTACGGATCACGCAGTAACTCGCGGGCCAGCAGGATCAAGTCCGCCTGGCCGGTGCGCAGAATATGCTCAGCCTGAGCGGGCTCGGTAATCATGCCTACAGTGCCGGTAGCGATACCTGCCTCTTTACGCACACGCTCGGCAAAACGGGTTTGATAACCCGGACCAACAGGGATCTCGGCATTGGCTGCCGTGCCACCTGAAGACACATCAATCAGGTCGACCCCCAGCGCTTTGAGGCGGCATGCCAGCTCTACAGTTTCATCCGGGTTCCAGCCGTCTTCCACCCAGTCGGTCGCCGAGACCCGCACAAACAACGGCAACTCTTCAGGCCACACCTCACGCACGGCCTTGGTCACTTGCAGCACCAGACGAATACGGTTTTCAAACGAGCCGCCGTATTGGTCGCGCCGTTGATTGCTCAGAGGGGAAAGGAATTGATGCAGCAGGTAACCATGGGCTGCGTGTATTTCAACCACCGAGAAACCTGCCTCAAGTGCCCGCCTGGCGGCATCGACAAAGGCCTGAATGAGGTCATTGATGCAAGCTTCATCCAGTTGCGTCGGCGCAGTGTGCTGAGGGTCAAAGGCTATTGGCGAAGGGCCGACCGGCACCCAGCCGCCATCCTCCACTTTGACGCTGCCCTGCTTGCCCAGCCAGGGACGGTGGGTGCTGGCCTTGCGCCCGGCGTGCGCCAGCTGAATTCCGGCCGCTGCACCCTGGGCCCGAATAAAGCGGGTGATGCGCTGCAAAGGCTCTATCTGTTCATCGCTCCACAACCCCAGATCCTGGGCCGTGATGCGCCCGTCAGGGGTTACCGCCACGGCTTCGGAAAAAACCAGGCCGGCGCCGCCAACCGCACGGCTTCCGAGGTGGACCAGATGCCAGTCATTGGCCAGCCCGTCAACGCTGGAGTATTGACACATTGGCGAGACCGCAATGCGGTTAAGAAGGGTCAGTTGGCGCAGGGTATAGGGTTCGAGCAGCAGACTCATGGGTCACCTCTAATGACAGTGGGCAGGCTCCAGGGAACAAGCGTACCTAGAGCCTAGTCGACAACACTGCAAGAGGTGGGGTTCATCTTTCGTACGGCTTGTGGGAGCGGGCTTACCCGCTCCCACAAGGATTAAGGGGGATGACCAAGGCTTAACGCGGTTCGATATGGGCAATCATCAGCTGTACGGTTTCGTTGCCGCGAAACTCGTTGAGGTCGAGTTTGTAGGCTAATTCAACCCAGCGAATGGTCGGGTTCGGCCACACTTCACGGTCGACACCGAAGGCAATACCGTCCAGCTTTACGCTGCCACACTCGGTTTTGAGCACTACTTTCAAGTGCCGCTCGCCCACAATGCGTTGCTCCACCAACTGAAACACGCCGTGAAACAGTGGCTCGGGGAAGTGCTGCCCCCATGGCCCGGCATTGCGCAGGGCCCGCGCCAGTTCCAGATGAAACTCTTCTACCGCCAGGCTGCCGTCCGACATCAAGCGGCCGGTCAGGTCTTCTTCGCGCAGTTGACGCCGCACTTCGGCGTCAAAGGCACTGGAAAATACCGCAAAGTTCGCCTCGGGCAGGGTCAGGCCTGCGGCCATGGCGTGGCCACCGTACTTACTGATCAATTCGGGGTGCTGGGCGGCCACCACGCTGAGCGCATCGCGAATATGAAAGCCCGGCACCGAGCGCCCGGAGCCCTTGAGCATGCCGTCACCGGCATCGGCAAACGCGAACGTGGGGCGGAAATAACGCTCCTTGAGGCGCGAAGCCAAAATCCCGATTACACCCTGGTGCCAGTCCGGATCGAACAGACACAAACCGAACGGCATGCTCTCAACCGGCAACTCCTTGAGCTGCGCCAGCGCTTCACGCTGCATGCCCTGCTCAATGGATTTACGGTCCTGGTTCATTTCGTCGAGCTGCGCAGCCATTTCCCGCGCTGCATTTGCGTCGTCGGTAAGCAAGCATTCGATACCCAGACTCATGTCATCCAGGCGACCGGCAGCATTCAGGCGCGGGCCAAGGATAAAGCCAAGATCAGTGGAGGTAATGCGCGAATGGTCACGCTTGGCCACTTCGAGAATGGCCTTGAGCCCCGGCCGCGCACGCCCGGCCCGAATCCGCTCCAGCCCCTGATGCACCAGGATCCGGTTATTGGCATCCAGCGGCACCACGTCAGCCACGCTGCCCAGGGCTACCAGATCCAGCAGTTCGGCAATGTTTGGCGCCTTGGTGTTTTGATACCACCCCAGACTGTTCAGGCGCGCGCGCAAAGCGATCAGCACATAGAAGATCACCCCTACCCCCGCCAGCGCCTTGCTCGGAAACTCGCAGCCCGGCTGGTTGGGATTGACGATGGCATCAGCCGCCGGCAGCTCGTTGCCCGGCAAGTGGTGGTCGGTGACCAGAACACTCAACCCGGCCGCTTTCGCCGCAGCCACGCCTTCGACACTGGAAATGCCGTTGTCGACCGTGATCAGCAGCTGTGGCTGACGGGTCAATGCAACTTGAACGATTTCGGGGGTCAGGCCGTAACCATATTCAAAACGGTTAGGCACCAGGTAATCGACATGGGCCGCGCCCAGCAAACGCAAACCGAGCATGCCAACGGTACTGGCCGTGGCACCATCGGCGTCAAAGTCGCCGACAATCAGAATGCGCTGACGCTGTTCAAGTGCCACCACCAGCAGATCCACGGCGGCATCGATACCCTTGAGTTGCTGATACGGAATCAGCCGCGCCAGGCTCTTGTCCAGTTCAGCTTGCGACTGCACGCCACGAGCCGCGTACAGGCGCGTCAGCAATGTCGGCATTTCACCCAGAAAAGGCAGGATTTCAGGCAGTGGACGAGGTTCGATGCGCATAAGCTGGATGGGGGCTCTTATTAAAAAATGTACTTGTACAGGTCGCTTGAAAACGTAGCGAGCGAAGGCAAGACAAGGCAAAAGCAGGCGAGGACGCGCAGTTTACGGGGTGTAAATGAGCAGTCCTGGCCTGCTATTAACGCAGTATTGTCGAGCGCAGCAGTTGTCAGGTGATCTGTTAACCGCGTTCGCCCTGCAGCCACTGCAACTGGACTTCGTGTTGACCGCGATCGTCGGTCACGAAAATCGTGCCTTCGCTGATCATCACGTCCCACTTGATAACGCGTGGCATGTCTTTAGCGAGAACTTCAAGAATCTCTTGCGGAACGGCCGCAATGTTGACGTTTTTCAGGTTTTTGATCGCCGGGATCACCTTGCCTTCCCATACGCGCAAGCTGCCATAGGCCAGCAAACTGGTGCGTTCAGTACGGCGCGAGCACCAGGTCAGGCGATCGGCATCGGGCTGACCAACTTCGATCCAGTGCAAAACGCGGTCATCCAGGCTTTTTTCCCACAGCGCCGGCTCGTCTACATCCGAAAGACCACGACCAAAAGACAGCTGTTCGTTGTACCAGAAGGCGTAGGCCAGAAGACGCACGGTCATGCGCTCTTCAGTTTCAGAAGGGTGACGGGCGATGGTCTGCTTGACGCTTTCATACACCCCGCGATCGAGATCGGTGAGGTTCAGTTCAAACTTGTATGTCGTGGACGGCTGGGCCATGAACGGGCTTCTTGATACGGAGAAAGGCGCCAAGTCTAACCGATACACCCCCGCCTGCGCTCAACTCAACTGCAGGAGCGAGCTTGCTCGCGATGCCCGTTGCGCGGATGTTCTGTTGCCATGCAGTGCTGCCATCGCGAACAAAGCCACTTGTGCAAACGGGGCAAATGCTCGGATAAGACACCTGCGGCTGCCTATGTTAAAAGGCTCTACTCGCTCGCCCTGGACAAGGACAACCCATGCCACTTGCAACCAAACCCCTCTCAGGCCTCAAAGTCGTCGAACTGGGCACTCTGATCGCGGGGCCTTTTGCGTCGCGCATTTGTGCCGAATTCGGTGCCCAGGTGATCAAGGTGGAATCCCCGGACGGCGGAGATCCGCTGCGCAAATGGCGCAAGCTGTACGAGGGGACTTCGCTGTGGTGGTTCGTCCAGGCCCGCAACAAAAAATCCCTGACCCTGAATCTCAAGCACCCCGAGGGCATTACCGTGCTCAAGGCATTGCTGGCAGACGCCGATATCCTGATCGAGAACTTTCGACCCGGGGTGCTGGAAAAACTCGGCCTGGGCTGGGACGTGCTGCATGCCCTGAACCCCAAGCTGGTCATGGTGCGCCTGTCCGGCTTTGGCCAGACAGGCCCGATGAAAGACCAGCCCGGGTTTGGTGCCGTCGGTGAGTCCATGGGCGGGCTGCGTTACATCACCGGCTTTGAAGATCGCCCTCCGGTGCGTACCGGCATCTCGATCGGCGACTCGATTGCCGCATTGTGGGGGGTGATTGGCGCCCTGATGGCGCTGCGGCATCGCGAGGTGAATGGCGGCCAGGGGCAGGTGGTTGACGTAGCCCTGTACGAAGCGATTTTCGCAATGATGGAAAGCATGGTGCCCGAGTTCGATGTGTTCGGTTTTATTCGCGAACGCACCGGCAATATCATGCCGGGCATTACGCCCTCCTCCATTCACACCAGCCTGGATGGCAAGCACGTACAAATCGGGGCCAACGGCGATGCCATCTTCAAACGGTTCATGCAAATCATCGGCCGCGATGACTTGGCCAATGATCCTGAGCTTGCCGGCAATGATGGCCGCGATGCTCGCCGGGACGAGCTGTACGGGGTGATTGATCGCTGGGTGGCCTCACTGCCGCTCGAGACCGTGCTCGAGCAACTGAGCACCGCACAAGTCCCCGCCAGCCGCATCTTCTCGGCAGAAGACATGTTCACTGACCCGCAATTTCTCGCCCGTGAAATGTTTCTTCAAGCCAAACTGCCTGACGGTAAAGACTTCAAGATGCCGGGCATTGTGCCAAGGCTTTCCGACACACCGGGGTCTGCCGACTGGGTCGGCCCGGAGCTGGGCGCGCACAATCATGAAGTGCTGAACGAGTTGGGGTATGACGCAGCAGCCATCGCCGGGCTCAAGCTGGCGGGGGCTATTTGACCGGCTCTTTTTAGTTGCTACGGGAAGAAATCAGCACAATGGCCAATCATGCAAAGTGGCGAGGCATTTGCTCAGGTCTGATCACGTCGGCGTTTGTTCTGTGGATGCCAGCGGGGCTGGCTGCACCAAAGCTCATCTGGTTGATGCGCGACCTGCCACCCTTGACGGTGCGCGATGGGGCGCAAAAAGGTCAGGGCATCATAGACCGGCTGATGCCGGCATTGATGGCAGGCATGCCGCAGTATGAGCATGTGATCTTGCCGGTTAACCGGGCGCGGGCCATCCAGATGCTCGAAGAGACCTCGCTGGCCTGCGATCCGGCGCTGGTCAGGAATCCCGCTCGCGCCCAGTCAATTGCCTATTCGCGCCCGGTCATCGACTTGCATGGCAATGGCCTGACGATTCGACGCGAAAACAAAAAACTGATCGAGCCCTTTATCCACGGCGACTCGGTGGATCTGCAGGCCATGCTCCAAGCTCAAACCTTGAAGCTCGGCGTCATCGCCAAACGCAGCTACGGCACATGGATTGATACTCAAGTGTCACAAGGCCCCGCAGACCAGCTCTTTATCCACTACGGCA
Coding sequences within it:
- a CDS encoding NADH:flavin oxidoreductase/NADH oxidase produces the protein MSLLLEPYTLRQLTLLNRIAVSPMCQYSSVDGLANDWHLVHLGSRAVGGAGLVFSEAVAVTPDGRITAQDLGLWSDEQIEPLQRITRFIRAQGAAAGIQLAHAGRKASTHRPWLGKQGSVKVEDGGWVPVGPSPIAFDPQHTAPTQLDEACINDLIQAFVDAARRALEAGFSVVEIHAAHGYLLHQFLSPLSNQRRDQYGGSFENRIRLVLQVTKAVREVWPEELPLFVRVSATDWVEDGWNPDETVELACRLKALGVDLIDVSSGGTAANAEIPVGPGYQTRFAERVRKEAGIATGTVGMITEPAQAEHILRTGQADLILLARELLRDPYWPLHADDDLGGKQATWPAQYQRATHRDQPIHESDLRD
- the recJ gene encoding single-stranded-DNA-specific exonuclease RecJ — protein: MRIEPRPLPEILPFLGEMPTLLTRLYAARGVQSQAELDKSLARLIPYQQLKGIDAAVDLLVVALEQRQRILIVGDFDADGATASTVGMLGLRLLGAAHVDYLVPNRFEYGYGLTPEIVQVALTRQPQLLITVDNGISSVEGVAAAKAAGLSVLVTDHHLPGNELPAADAIVNPNQPGCEFPSKALAGVGVIFYVLIALRARLNSLGWYQNTKAPNIAELLDLVALGSVADVVPLDANNRILVHQGLERIRAGRARPGLKAILEVAKRDHSRITSTDLGFILGPRLNAAGRLDDMSLGIECLLTDDANAAREMAAQLDEMNQDRKSIEQGMQREALAQLKELPVESMPFGLCLFDPDWHQGVIGILASRLKERYFRPTFAFADAGDGMLKGSGRSVPGFHIRDALSVVAAQHPELISKYGGHAMAAGLTLPEANFAVFSSAFDAEVRRQLREEDLTGRLMSDGSLAVEEFHLELARALRNAGPWGQHFPEPLFHGVFQLVEQRIVGERHLKVVLKTECGSVKLDGIAFGVDREVWPNPTIRWVELAYKLDLNEFRGNETVQLMIAHIEPR
- a CDS encoding YaeQ family protein translates to MAQPSTTYKFELNLTDLDRGVYESVKQTIARHPSETEERMTVRLLAYAFWYNEQLSFGRGLSDVDEPALWEKSLDDRVLHWIEVGQPDADRLTWCSRRTERTSLLAYGSLRVWEGKVIPAIKNLKNVNIAAVPQEILEVLAKDMPRVIKWDVMISEGTIFVTDDRGQHEVQLQWLQGERG
- a CDS encoding CaiB/BaiF CoA transferase family protein, producing the protein MPLATKPLSGLKVVELGTLIAGPFASRICAEFGAQVIKVESPDGGDPLRKWRKLYEGTSLWWFVQARNKKSLTLNLKHPEGITVLKALLADADILIENFRPGVLEKLGLGWDVLHALNPKLVMVRLSGFGQTGPMKDQPGFGAVGESMGGLRYITGFEDRPPVRTGISIGDSIAALWGVIGALMALRHREVNGGQGQVVDVALYEAIFAMMESMVPEFDVFGFIRERTGNIMPGITPSSIHTSLDGKHVQIGANGDAIFKRFMQIIGRDDLANDPELAGNDGRDARRDELYGVIDRWVASLPLETVLEQLSTAQVPASRIFSAEDMFTDPQFLAREMFLQAKLPDGKDFKMPGIVPRLSDTPGSADWVGPELGAHNHEVLNELGYDAAAIAGLKLAGAI
- a CDS encoding TIGR02285 family protein encodes the protein MPAGLAAPKLIWLMRDLPPLTVRDGAQKGQGIIDRLMPALMAGMPQYEHVILPVNRARAIQMLEETSLACDPALVRNPARAQSIAYSRPVIDLHGNGLTIRRENKKLIEPFIHGDSVDLQAMLQAQTLKLGVIAKRSYGTWIDTQVSQGPADQLFIHYGNDPLGSLLHMQNAGRVQALLGYWPEIQSKARQQGLASESLIFYRIIGAPAYQPIHIGCSNTPEGREVIRRVNAILANREHQALNTSEGTWLEFGQVDDAQTSGPPQPRGSDKKHAKKTPSSGETARGLTRS